The Campylobacter sp. MIT 12-8780 genome has a window encoding:
- a CDS encoding SCO family protein, with translation MKKIGFLILCVAIVSIIGCFETEKKYDFLLNSEQGKVSLKDFEGKKLIVYFGFSYCPDVCPATLALISNELKKFKNNEIFLLFISLDPQRDKDIKATNEWLRYFYTNSTTLLAQDENELAILAQNYGVIYKKVPLKDSALEYSIAHSNELFLFDSKGKLFQRISDLSQKSLHNAFERFLMLDQQTNQ, from the coding sequence ATGAAAAAGATAGGTTTTTTGATACTTTGTGTTGCGATTGTAAGTATTATTGGGTGTTTTGAGACTGAAAAAAAATACGATTTTTTACTTAATTCAGAGCAAGGTAAGGTAAGCTTAAAGGATTTTGAAGGTAAAAAGCTTATCGTGTATTTTGGCTTTAGTTATTGTCCTGATGTGTGTCCAGCGACTCTAGCCCTTATATCAAATGAACTTAAAAAATTTAAAAACAATGAAATTTTCTTGCTTTTTATCTCGCTTGATCCGCAAAGAGACAAGGATATAAAAGCGACAAATGAATGGCTAAGATATTTTTATACGAATTCAACCACCTTGCTTGCACAAGATGAAAATGAGCTTGCAATACTTGCTCAAAACTACGGCGTGATTTATAAAAAAGTGCCACTTAAAGACTCTGCTTTAGAGTATTCTATAGCACACAGCAACGAATTATTTTTATTTGATAGCAAGGGTAAGCTTTTTCAAAGAATTTCAGATCTTAGTCAAAAAAGCCTACACAATGCTTTTGAGCGTTTTCTTATGCTAGATCAGCAAACAAATCAGTAG